In the genome of Planctomyces sp. SH-PL62, the window AGTAGAGGAGCTGTCCCAGGTCCTTCCAGCGCCAACGGTCGGCCATCAGCCGGTGCTCGCGGAGCCGGTGAAGGTCGATCAGCGTCAGCTCGACGTCCCGAGGATCGCGCGCCGCTTTCTCCAGGTTCAGGAAGAAGTGGCAGAGATAGAGATCCTTGTGGAACGTCCGGGCCCGGTGCAAGGTCGCGGCGATCCGGGCCATCTCCCCGACGATCCGCCGCTTCATGGCCGCGAACGATTCCGGGTCGAGCGATCGCTCCAGGTCGGGGAGGACCTCGTTCAACTCACGTCCGGGGAGTTCGGCGACCGCCAGGTAGCTCTGGAGACCCCCCCAGGGACCGATCCGTTCGCCGACCGCGACGACCTCCGGGACCGGGACGCCCAGCGCCCGCGCCCGCTCCAGGTGGGACCACTCGGCCGCGCCCGGCGAATGCCTCCCGGACGGGTCGACGGTCGCCGCAAGCCGGGCCGCCAGCGGGAGCCGGAAATGCCGCTTGAGGTAGACCGAGACGCGCCGCTCGGCCCCGTGCAGGACGACGCGGGCCGTCGACCGCCCCTGCTTGGCGTGGAGCCGGTCGCGACTGACGATCGCCATGACGGAGGCGTCGAAGTCGGCCGGCAGCGCCTCGCGGTAACGATCGTTGATCCACGACCATCGCGAGCCCCGGATCAGGCGTTTCCAGAACGCTCGCAAGCTCATGGCGTGAAGCCTTCCCAGGAGATCGGTTGATTCATGCGGTAGATCCGCGTCCCGACGTCGCGGCCGTCGACGATCACCGGGAAGTCGCGGACGGGCGTCGCCGCGAAGGCCAGCAGTGCATTGAGGCTCTCGGCGCGTCGACTCTTCGCCCGCAGCTCGTCGCGACCCACGACGACGTAGGCGAGGCTCCGATCCGAGAGCGCCTGGCGGACGTGCCAGTAGTCGTACCCGTCCGCCCGGTCGGCCACGAACCGGGCCCAGCCGCGGGTGTCGAGGATCTGCTCGCCGGCCCGGGCGTTCGCGACCAGCCAGCGACCGGCCTCCCAGTGGCCCCGACGACTCTCGTGCCCCGTGCGGAGTTGGTAGACGACCAGGATCAGGGCGACGAACGCCGTCACCACGGCCACCGCGCCCCGCCACGCTCGCGGCGGGACGGCGAGCTTCATCCCTAGCCCGCGGACGCAGACGAAGACCCCCGCCCCCGCCCAGATCGACGACGCCGCCACCAGCGGCAAGACGTGGCGGCTCGACAGGTAACCCAGGCTCGATCCGTGTCGCACGAGGACGAGGACGTAGGTCGCGGCGAAGACGCCCAGCACGAGCCCCTCGGCCCCGCCGGCGCCCGGCTCGCGGTCGCAGAGCCGCTGGACGGCGCGGCGGCGGGCCAGCCCCCAGACGGCCATGATCGCGAAGCCCCAGCACATCTCGTCCCACCATTTCCGGCCGACCCAGACGAGGGCGGCGACCGGCCCGCCCAGGGTCTTGTCGTCCGACTCCTCCTTGGCGGAGAGGTCCAGGCCGGCCTCGGCGAGTCCCTGAGGCAGCGGCTGGGGCGTCGAACGACGGGCGGCGGCCTGCGGGCCCAGCGACGCGGCGTGGCGCAGGGCGAGCTTCTCGGAAACCTGCCCTTTCGCCAGCGCGTACGAGCCGACGCAGACCAGGACGGCCAGCCCGAGGGCCGGCAAGGCCGGGGCGGTCGCGACCGCACTCGCCCCGCGAGTCCGCGCCAGGTAGAGGGTCCAGGCCAGCCCGACGGCCATCGGCGCGAGGATCGCCTCGGGCCTCGCCAGGTAGCCGACGCCGCCGGCGAGCCCGGCGGCCAGGGCGAGCCGCCACGAATCGCGACGGATCGCCGCCGCCCCGAGCGCGAGCGTCGCCGTCATCCCCAGCAGGCCCAGGGCGTTGCCCAGGGTGTCGCGGCCGACCTCGCCGGGGACGGGAAGCAGCACGTAGAGGATCACGGCGATCAACGCCACGCGTTCGTCGAAGATCGCCCGAGCCAGCGCGAAGAGCGGGAACAGCAGCAGGAGCGAGGCCAGGGCCGACACTCCCTGCGCGGCGATTCGCCAGGCGTCCGGGCCGGGGCCCAGCAGCGCCGCCGAAACGGGCTCGACGGCCGCGATCAGCGCGGGATAGAGCGGGTGCTGGTCCGTCCCCTTGATCACGTCGATCCAGGGATCGGACTGGAAGCGGCGGGCGGCGGCCAGGAACTTCAGGCCGTCCTGGGCCGGGACGAGCGTGCGGTGGATCGCCGCGACGTGGAGGAGTGCGGCGAACGTCAGGATGCCGATGAACCAGCGACGATGCGCCACCCTGATCCTCCTTGACCCGAGCCTTCCGCGCGCCGATCCTCGGCCGCGACGGCGATTATAGGTGCACCCTTCAGGCCGTCAATGGCAGGACCGTGCAGCCTCGCGGCGCGACGGCGGCCCAGAGGTCCTCCATCGACCGTTCGAAGGTCGTCGAGGGCCGCCAGCCGATCTCGCCGGCGATCCGGTCGATGCACGCGCGGGAGTCGTCCGGTTCGCGACGCCGCGTCGCATCCGGATCGACCTCGACTCGGGCCGATCGACCGCTCAGGCGAACCAGCAGGTCGAGCCCTTCCCGGATCGTCCGCGAGCGGCCGGAGCCGATGTTGTAGACGCGCCGGGGCGTTCCACGTCGCGCCAGTTCGATGAGGGCGCGGGCCGCGTCGCGGACGTCGACGAAGTCGCGGCGGGCGTCGAGCCGTCCCGCCAGGAGGGGGACCGGGTCGGCGGCCGGCGAGGCGAGCTGGGCGGCGAACCGGCCGAAGGCCAGCGATTCCGGCATCCCCGGCCCGATCGGGTTGAACAGGCGGCCGACGACGACCTCCAGCGGCCCGCGATCGGCCAGGGCCGAGGCCGTCGCCATCATCTTGCTGCGGCCGTACGCGGTCATCGGCCGGCAGGGGTGGTCCTCGACCACGGGGAGGTCGGCGGCGGCGACCGGCCCCAGCTCGGCGGCCGAGCCGGCGACGACGACGCGGACGGGCCGGTCCAGCGTCCTCAGCGCGCTGAGGAGCCGGTCGGTTCCCCAGAAGTTCGTCTCGTACAGCTCCGCGTCGGGGGCCGGCGGCGTCTTCCCCGCCGCGTGGACCACGTAGTCCGGCTCGATCTCGCGCACGGCGCGGG includes:
- a CDS encoding NAD-dependent epimerase/dehydratase family protein, giving the protein MATWLITGARGWLGGYVLDALERASGTGDRIVVLGRSRPESLRGVLFVSADLREPEGLARAVREIEPDYVVHAAGKTPPAPDAELYETNFWGTDRLLSALRTLDRPVRVVVAGSAAELGPVAAADLPVVEDHPCRPMTAYGRSKMMATASALADRGPLEVVVGRLFNPIGPGMPESLAFGRFAAQLASPAADPVPLLAGRLDARRDFVDVRDAARALIELARRGTPRRVYNIGSGRSRTIREGLDLLVRLSGRSARVEVDPDATRRREPDDSRACIDRIAGEIGWRPSTTFERSMEDLWAAVAPRGCTVLPLTA
- a CDS encoding glycosyltransferase family 39 protein, yielding MAHRRWFIGILTFAALLHVAAIHRTLVPAQDGLKFLAAARRFQSDPWIDVIKGTDQHPLYPALIAAVEPVSAALLGPGPDAWRIAAQGVSALASLLLLFPLFALARAIFDERVALIAVILYVLLPVPGEVGRDTLGNALGLLGMTATLALGAAAIRRDSWRLALAAGLAGGVGYLARPEAILAPMAVGLAWTLYLARTRGASAVATAPALPALGLAVLVCVGSYALAKGQVSEKLALRHAASLGPQAAARRSTPQPLPQGLAEAGLDLSAKEESDDKTLGGPVAALVWVGRKWWDEMCWGFAIMAVWGLARRRAVQRLCDREPGAGGAEGLVLGVFAATYVLVLVRHGSSLGYLSSRHVLPLVAASSIWAGAGVFVCVRGLGMKLAVPPRAWRGAVAVVTAFVALILVVYQLRTGHESRRGHWEAGRWLVANARAGEQILDTRGWARFVADRADGYDYWHVRQALSDRSLAYVVVGRDELRAKSRRAESLNALLAFAATPVRDFPVIVDGRDVGTRIYRMNQPISWEGFTP
- a CDS encoding lipopolysaccharide kinase InaA family protein, giving the protein MSLRAFWKRLIRGSRWSWINDRYREALPADFDASVMAIVSRDRLHAKQGRSTARVVLHGAERRVSVYLKRHFRLPLAARLAATVDPSGRHSPGAAEWSHLERARALGVPVPEVVAVGERIGPWGGLQSYLAVAELPGRELNEVLPDLERSLDPESFAAMKRRIVGEMARIAATLHRARTFHKDLYLCHFFLNLEKAARDPRDVELTLIDLHRLREHRLMADRWRWKDLGQLLYSIEGVAGVSSRDVLRFWMHYKKAAGMRRPAWQARMIRLKAARYSSHNAH